The following are encoded in a window of Ursus arctos isolate Adak ecotype North America unplaced genomic scaffold, UrsArc2.0 scaffold_27, whole genome shotgun sequence genomic DNA:
- the LOC113262222 gene encoding zinc finger protein 705A-like isoform X1: MQPLESVTFEDVAIDFTKEEWALLDTSQRKLFRDVMLENIRHLVSLGYQHCKSDVIFQLEQGEELWREGPGFLRGPSPGRESALKEQEMIATQHISRKDTSTIMPVQKSHTPEDPFEYNDLEEDFTHSFMLTQHSLTHTEKTPYISKQCPKSLSDQSYLNQYKQIHTRGKSCECHLCGKAFSNCSSLRRHEMTHTGEKPYECHICGNAFIQSSDLRKHNLTHTGEKPYECHLCGKAFSQSSNLRQHERTHTGEQPYECHLCGKAFSKCSALRRHERTHTGEKPYECHLCGKSFSQCSALRRHEGTHNGEKIMNAFSKYSDLR, encoded by the exons ATGCAGCCGCTG GAATCGGTGACATTTGAAGATGTAGCTATAGACTTCACCAAGGAAGAGTGGGCCCTGCTGGACACATCCCAGCGAAAGCTGTTCAGAGATGTGATGCTGGAAAATATACGTCATCTGGTCTCCCTGG GATATCAGCATTGCAAATCAGATGTGATTTTCCAGTTGGAGCAAGGAGAAGAGCTGTGGAGAGAAGGACCTGGATTTCTTCGAGGCCCGAGCCCAG gcCGGGAAAGTGCCCTTAAAGAACAAGAAATGATAGCCACACAACATATCAGCAGGAAAGACACATCTACAATCATGCCAGTG CAGAAATCTCATACTCCAGAGGATCCCTTTGAATATAATGATTTGGAAGAAGATTTCACTCATAGCTTCATGTTGACTCAACATTCATTAACTCACACAGAAAAGACACCTTATATCAGTAAACAGTGTCCAAAATCCCTTAGTGACCAGTCATACCTTAATCAATATAAGCAAATTCACACTAGAGGTAAATCATGTGAGTGCCATCTGTGTGGAAAAGCCTTCAGTAATTGCTCAAGCCTTAGGAGACACGAGATgactcacactggagagaaaccatatgaatgCCATATCTGTGGGAATGCCTTTATTCAAAGTTCTGACCTTAGAAAACACAATCtaactcacactggagagaaaccatatgaatgTCATctatgtgggaaagccttcagtcaGTCCTCCAACCTCAGACAGCACGAGAGAACGCACACTGGAGAGCAGCCGTATGAATGCCATctgtgtgggaaagccttcagtaaATGTTCTGCCCTTCGACGACATGAGAGAActcacactggagaaaaaccatatgaatgTCATCTGTGTGGGAAATCCTTCAGTCAGTGTTCTGCTCTTAGACGACACGAGGGAACCCACAATGGAGAGAAAATTATGAATGCCTTCAGTAAATATTCGGACCTTAGATAA
- the LOC113262222 gene encoding zinc finger protein 705A-like isoform X2 has translation MQPLESVTFEDVAIDFTKEEWALLDTSQRKLFRDVMLENIRHLVSLGYQHCKSDVIFQLEQGEELWREGPGFLRGPSPGRESALKEQEMIATQHISRKDTSTIMPVKSHTPEDPFEYNDLEEDFTHSFMLTQHSLTHTEKTPYISKQCPKSLSDQSYLNQYKQIHTRGKSCECHLCGKAFSNCSSLRRHEMTHTGEKPYECHICGNAFIQSSDLRKHNLTHTGEKPYECHLCGKAFSQSSNLRQHERTHTGEQPYECHLCGKAFSKCSALRRHERTHTGEKPYECHLCGKSFSQCSALRRHEGTHNGEKIMNAFSKYSDLR, from the exons ATGCAGCCGCTG GAATCGGTGACATTTGAAGATGTAGCTATAGACTTCACCAAGGAAGAGTGGGCCCTGCTGGACACATCCCAGCGAAAGCTGTTCAGAGATGTGATGCTGGAAAATATACGTCATCTGGTCTCCCTGG GATATCAGCATTGCAAATCAGATGTGATTTTCCAGTTGGAGCAAGGAGAAGAGCTGTGGAGAGAAGGACCTGGATTTCTTCGAGGCCCGAGCCCAG gcCGGGAAAGTGCCCTTAAAGAACAAGAAATGATAGCCACACAACATATCAGCAGGAAAGACACATCTACAATCATGCCAGTG AAATCTCATACTCCAGAGGATCCCTTTGAATATAATGATTTGGAAGAAGATTTCACTCATAGCTTCATGTTGACTCAACATTCATTAACTCACACAGAAAAGACACCTTATATCAGTAAACAGTGTCCAAAATCCCTTAGTGACCAGTCATACCTTAATCAATATAAGCAAATTCACACTAGAGGTAAATCATGTGAGTGCCATCTGTGTGGAAAAGCCTTCAGTAATTGCTCAAGCCTTAGGAGACACGAGATgactcacactggagagaaaccatatgaatgCCATATCTGTGGGAATGCCTTTATTCAAAGTTCTGACCTTAGAAAACACAATCtaactcacactggagagaaaccatatgaatgTCATctatgtgggaaagccttcagtcaGTCCTCCAACCTCAGACAGCACGAGAGAACGCACACTGGAGAGCAGCCGTATGAATGCCATctgtgtgggaaagccttcagtaaATGTTCTGCCCTTCGACGACATGAGAGAActcacactggagaaaaaccatatgaatgTCATCTGTGTGGGAAATCCTTCAGTCAGTGTTCTGCTCTTAGACGACACGAGGGAACCCACAATGGAGAGAAAATTATGAATGCCTTCAGTAAATATTCGGACCTTAGATAA